The following are encoded together in the Myxococcus guangdongensis genome:
- a CDS encoding acyl-CoA desaturase gives MAVLIFFVSHWLLCVFFQSFFQHRYAAHRMYTMGPRTERVMHLLTYLVQGSSYLSPKAYAILHREHHAFSDTEKDPHSPHFFTDVFRMMLHTKKRYDDFAAGKGETEKRFLGGYPEWPLVDDTLRTSWVATLGWVAFYASFYVLFATSPWQFLLLPVHFLMGPVHGAIVNWCGHKYGYRNFDSSDKSRNTLPVEVLCMGELFQNNHHKYGSSPNFAARKFEVDPTWQVMRVLAKLGVIRIATPQRAVWPEPREAAREAGVARAA, from the coding sequence ATGGCCGTCCTCATCTTCTTCGTCTCGCACTGGCTGCTCTGTGTGTTCTTCCAGAGCTTCTTCCAGCACCGGTACGCCGCGCACCGCATGTACACCATGGGTCCGCGCACGGAGCGGGTGATGCACCTGCTCACCTACCTGGTGCAGGGCTCGTCGTACCTGTCGCCCAAGGCCTACGCGATTCTTCACCGCGAGCACCACGCCTTCTCGGACACGGAGAAGGACCCGCACTCGCCGCACTTCTTCACGGACGTGTTCCGGATGATGCTGCACACGAAGAAGCGCTACGACGACTTCGCGGCGGGCAAGGGTGAGACGGAGAAGCGCTTCCTCGGGGGCTATCCCGAGTGGCCGCTGGTGGACGACACGCTGCGCACCTCGTGGGTGGCGACGCTGGGCTGGGTGGCATTCTACGCCTCGTTCTACGTGCTGTTCGCCACGTCGCCCTGGCAGTTCCTGCTGCTGCCGGTGCACTTCCTGATGGGGCCGGTGCACGGGGCCATCGTGAACTGGTGCGGCCACAAGTACGGCTACCGGAACTTCGACAGCAGCGACAAGTCGCGCAACACGCTGCCCGTGGAGGTGCTGTGCATGGGCGAGCTGTTCCAGAACAACCACCACAAGTACGGCAGCAGCCCGAACTTCGCGGCGCGCAAGTTCGAGGTGGACCCCACGTGGCAGGTGATGCGCGTGCTGGCGAAGCTGGGCGTCATCCGCATCGCCACTCCCCAGCGCGCGGTGTGGCCGGAGCCCCGCGAGGCGGCGCGTGAGGCAGGGGTCGCCCGGGCGGCCTGA
- a CDS encoding GNAT family N-acetyltransferase, which translates to MPTETPLRLRILDAVTDVPAADWDALAGLDAPPFIRHAWLAAMEESGSATEETGWAPHHLTLWRGERLVASAPAYRKFHSMGEYIYDFGWADAAARLGVEYYPKLIVGGPLSPATVPRLLVAQGEDVPAMRKALLAAAVESAQEAGCSSVHFLYPTDDEADFLEEQGLARRVTLQFHWKNPGYGGYDDYLSRFDSKRRNQLKRERAAAATQGILLRTVRTTELTPAHAKRAYEFYTATCERHAWGQIQLTPGFFSRVFKAMPDQVEMVEAVREGRVIAGAFNLATKERLYGRYWGSTEEHPFLHFHVCLYHSVDDCIRAGRKVFEPGAGGEHKVSRGFEPTAVHSAHVIFDRRLDGAVRDYVRRERARLNMAVEEAEQICGLKPWPLKQASGT; encoded by the coding sequence GTGCCTACAGAGACCCCGCTCCGCCTCCGTATCCTCGACGCAGTCACAGACGTCCCGGCCGCTGACTGGGACGCGCTGGCCGGCCTGGACGCACCGCCCTTCATCCGGCACGCGTGGCTGGCGGCGATGGAGGAGAGCGGCAGCGCCACCGAGGAGACCGGCTGGGCGCCACATCACCTGACGCTGTGGCGGGGCGAGAGGCTGGTGGCGTCGGCGCCCGCGTATCGCAAGTTCCACAGCATGGGCGAGTACATCTACGACTTCGGGTGGGCGGACGCGGCGGCCCGGCTCGGCGTGGAGTACTACCCGAAGCTCATCGTCGGTGGGCCGTTGTCCCCGGCCACGGTGCCGCGCCTGCTCGTGGCCCAGGGTGAGGACGTGCCCGCGATGCGCAAGGCGCTGTTGGCCGCGGCGGTGGAGAGCGCGCAGGAGGCGGGTTGCTCGTCGGTGCACTTCCTCTACCCGACGGACGACGAGGCTGACTTCCTGGAGGAGCAGGGGCTGGCGCGGCGGGTGACGCTCCAGTTCCATTGGAAGAACCCGGGGTACGGCGGGTACGACGACTACCTCTCGCGGTTCGACTCCAAGCGGCGCAACCAGCTCAAGCGCGAGCGGGCGGCGGCAGCCACGCAGGGAATCCTCCTGCGCACGGTGCGGACCACGGAGCTGACCCCGGCGCACGCGAAGCGCGCGTACGAGTTCTACACGGCCACGTGCGAGCGGCACGCGTGGGGGCAGATACAGCTCACGCCGGGGTTCTTCTCGCGGGTGTTCAAGGCGATGCCGGACCAGGTGGAGATGGTGGAGGCGGTGCGCGAGGGACGGGTCATCGCGGGGGCCTTCAACCTGGCGACGAAGGAGCGGCTGTATGGCCGCTATTGGGGCAGCACGGAAGAGCACCCGTTCCTGCACTTCCACGTGTGCCTGTACCACTCGGTGGACGACTGCATCCGCGCGGGGCGCAAGGTGTTCGAGCCGGGCGCGGGCGGCGAGCACAAGGTGTCACGAGGCTTCGAGCCCACCGCGGTGCACAGCGCGCACGTCATCTTCGACCGCAGGTTGGACGGCGCGGTGCGCGACTACGTGCGGCGTGAGCGGGCGAGGTTGAACATGGCGGTGGAGGAGGCCGAGCAGATCTGCGGCCTCAAGCCCTGGCCCTTGAAGCAGGCCAGCGGCACCTGA